In Streptomyces sp. HUAS ZL42, the DNA window CGGTCAGTGTCGACCTGATGCTCCGCGGGGACCGGATACGGGTGTGCGTGAGCGACGCCTCGCCGCGCGCGCCCGCCAAGCCGGTGATCACGGACTGGGAGGCGACAGGTGGCCGGGGCCTGCTGCTGGTCGAGGCGATGTCGGAGTCCTTCGGCTCGGTGCCGGTGGCCGGCGGCAAGCAGGTGTGGAGCGAGATCGCCGTCCCGCGGGACGTGCCGGCTCCCGCGGACGCCGGGCTCCTGCCGTGAGGGGGCGCGCAGTGAAGTCCCCGAGGACCCGAGCGTGGCAGGTCGTCGCGGCACTCGTCGCGGGCCTGATGACGCTGCCCCTCGCCGCCTGCGGAGGAGACCAGGAGGCGGGCGCGGACAGCTTCACCGTCGGTCTGCTGTTCCCGAACCGAGTGACCCCCCGCTGGGAGCATTCCGACAAGCCGCTGATCGAGAAACGGCTGAAGGAGCTCTGTCCCCGCTGCACCGTCGCGTACGCCAACGCGGACAACGACGTGGCGAGGCAGCGGCAACAGATGATCGCCATGATCACCAAGGGGGTCAGAGTCCTGATCCTCTGCCCCGCCGACAGCAAGGCGCTGCGCTCCTCGATCCAGGAGGCCCATCAAGCGGGTGTCCCGGTCGTCGATTACGACCGGCTCACCGAAGGCCCGATCTCGGGCTATGTCACGTTCGACGGCGCGCAGGTCGGCAGGCTCCAGGGTGAGGCGCTCCTGAAGGCCATGGGCGACAAGGCGAACCGCGAGAGCGTTGTCATGATGAACGGTGATCCGATCAGCGCCAACGCGGCGTGGTTCAGGAGAGGCGCGCTGTCCGTCCTGACAGGCAAGGTGAAGATCAGCAGGTCGTACGACACCCGGGGCTGGAGTACGGACAACGCCCACGCCAACATGTCCGCTGCCATCGCGGCCCTTGGCCCGGACCGGATCGACGGCGTCCTGGCGGCCAACGACGACATTGCCGCAGGCGTCATCTCCGCCCTCAAGAGCGCCGGATTCAGGAAGCTCCCTCCCGTCACCGGCCAGGACGCCGACCTCGACGCCGTCCGGCGGATCGTCGAGGGTGAGCAGTACATGACGGTGTACAAACCGTTCAGGACGCAGGCCGACGCGGCGGCTGCGATGGCCGTGGCCCTCGGGCGCGGCGAGGACCTCGGTGACGTGGCCACGACGACGACCGACAGCCCGACCACCGAGCACATTCCGTCGGTCCTGCTCACTCCGCGCGCGGTGACGGTCGACAACATCGCGCAGACGCTCGTCAAGGACGGCGTGTACACCGTCGACCAGATCTGCACGCCGAAACTCCGGTCCGCCTGTGCCAAGGCCGGTCTCGTGGGTTGAGGGAAGCCGGTCCCCGCGCACGACACGATGCACGACACGCCGCCGGATGGCCCATCCGGCCTGTCCATGACGTACCCGGTCATAGCGTACGGAATATGAAGAAATGCCATATCGCGTACCTGGCGTGCGCCGCAGCCGTCGCCGGGACCGGGCTCGGTGCCGCTGCGCCGGCAGCCGCCCACACGATCCACATGGTCCGTCCGGGGGAATCCATCCAGAAGGCGGTGGACGCCGCCGCACCGGGCGACACCGTCCTCGTGTCATCCGGCACGTACCACGAGAGCGTCAGGGTGACCACGTCCGGCCTGACCCTGCGCGGCATGGGCCGCAACACGGTGATCCGGCCGGGCACCGATCCGAACGCCAACGCCTGTGCCAAGGAAGGCAACGGCATCTGCGTGATCGGTGCGAAGAACCGCAACCTCGAGGGCGTCACCGTCGCCTCCCTGACCGTGACCGGCTTCCGCGGAAGCGGCGTGTTCAGCATGGCGACGGACGGTCTGACCGTGCGCAACGTGACGGCGGAGAAGAACGGGGTGTGGGGCATCGCCCAGGAGTTGTCGGTCCGGGGCGTGTTCCGGGGCAACACCGCCCGGAACAACGGCGACGCGGGCATCTTCGTCGCCAACGCGATCAAGGTGGAGGAGGGCGCCGCGGGCACCATGGGAACCGTGGTCCGAGGCAACCGGCTGGAGGGCAACCGGATCGGCGTCACCGTCCGGCGCCTGCGGAATCTCACCGTCTCGAGCAACGACGTGACCGGCAACTGCGCGGGCGTGTTCCTCGTCGGCGACGAGAACAAGCCGAAGGGCGGCGACCTGACCGTCCGTGACAACCGCGTCGTGCAGAACAACAAGTTCTGTCCCAAGACCGCGCGGCTGCCCTTCCTGCAGGGTTCCGGCATCGTCCTGACCGGCGTCGAGGACACCCTGGTGACGCGGAACGTGATCGCGGACAACGCGGGCGCCTCCCCGCTGTCGGGCGGGGTCGTCCTGTTCAAGAGCATGGTGGGTGCCGCCAATGAGCGGAACCGGATCAGCGGCAACCTGCTGCGGGGCAACGCCCCGGCCGACCTCGTCAACGGGGACACCACCGTCCAGAGCAACACCTTCGCAGGCAACTACTGCGCGGCGTCCAAGCCCGCGGGACTGTGCTGACCGGCCGGTCACAGCCACCCGTGGATCCGAGAAGGAAGGAAGGCGGCACATGACGACCGCACAGACCGCCCCACCGCCGTCCATGCGGCTGAGGGAGCTCGTGTTCGGGGCGGCGTGTGCCGCCGCCCTTCGCGCGGCCGCCCGGCTGGGGGTCGCCGACGCTCTCGGCGACAGCCCCATGACCGTGGAGGACCTCGCGGCCGCGGTGAAGACCGAACCCCGCCCGCTGCGAAGGCTGCTGAGGGCCCTGTCCTGCTACGGCGTCTTCGCCGAGCGGCAGGACGGGACCTTCGCGCACACCGACATGTCCCGGCTGCTGCGCGAGGACGACCCGCAGAGTCTGCGGTACATCTCGCTGTGGTGCACCGAGCCGTGGACGTGGGACGCGTGGCCGAGGCTGGACGAGGCGGTGCGCACCGGCCGGAACGTCGTCCAGAACCTGTACGGCAAGGAGTTCTTCGTCTACCTCAACGAGGACGCCCCCGAGTCGGCCGAAGTCTTCAACCGCGCCATGACGAAGTCCAGCGAGCAGTCGGCGCGAGAAGTCGCCGCGCTCCTCGACCTGTCGGGAAGCACGTCGGTCGCGGACATCGCCGGCGGCCAGGGACACGTGGTGGCGAGCCTGCTCGACAAGTACCCCTCGATGCAGGGCACCCTGCTCGATCTGCCGCGCGTGGTCGAGAACGCCGTGCCCCGGCTGCGCGAGGGAGGCGACCTCGCGCACCGCGCCCGCATCGTGCCCGGTGACGTCCGTGTGGCCGTCCCGGTGAAGGCCGACGTCTACATCATCAAGAACATCCTGGAATGGGACGACGAGAGCACCGCACGGACCCTGCGCAACGTCATCGAGGCGGGCGGACCCGGGGCGCGGGTCGTGGTCATCGAGAACCTCGTCGACGACACGCCCTCGATGCGGTTCAGCACCGCCATGGACCTGCTGCTGCTCCTCAACGTCGGCGGGGCGAAGCACACCACCGAGAGCATGGTCAGCCGGCTGACCGACGCGGGCCTGGTCATCGACGACGTCCGCCCGGTCAACCCGTACCTGCACGCCTTCGACTGCACCGTGCCCGAGTGAACACCTGTGGAGGCGCATCCAACCACCGGTCGCCGGGCCCGCGGATGTCGCGGGCCCGGCGACCGGTGACCGGATGGGCTGTCAGTCGGCGGCGTCCCGCTCCCAGCGGTAGAAACAGTGCGCCATCGCGTCCTTCGGCGAACGCCAGGTCGCGGGGTCGTACGCACTGACGTGCGCCGACAGCCGCTCGCTGATGGCCTTGAACTCGGGGTGCCCGGTCACCTTGGCGATGGCGGGTCCGGGGTCGTGTTCGGACTCGATGAGGTGCAGATACACGTCACCGAACTGGAAGAGACTGCGCCGGGCGACCCCCACCAGGTGCGGGAGCTCTCCACGGTCGGACTCCTCGAAGAGCTTGGCGATGTCCGGGGCCGAGCCCGGTGCCATACGGGCGACGATCAGGGCTTGGTGCATCGGGACTGTTCTCCGTCCGGGTCAGTCGGTCAGGCCCGGGGCGGACCCGTGCTCTGCGGCGGCCTTCTCGATCCGGTCCCGGATCAGCGCCATCTGGACCTTGGAGTTGCGGTTGATGTTGTCCGTCATCCAGGCATCGTCGACCGGTGCGTCGGGCTTCATCTCGAAGTCCTGCGTCCACACCATCCGGGTGCCCTCGGGCACCTTCTCGTA includes these proteins:
- a CDS encoding sugar ABC transporter substrate-binding protein — translated: MTLPLAACGGDQEAGADSFTVGLLFPNRVTPRWEHSDKPLIEKRLKELCPRCTVAYANADNDVARQRQQMIAMITKGVRVLILCPADSKALRSSIQEAHQAGVPVVDYDRLTEGPISGYVTFDGAQVGRLQGEALLKAMGDKANRESVVMMNGDPISANAAWFRRGALSVLTGKVKISRSYDTRGWSTDNAHANMSAAIAALGPDRIDGVLAANDDIAAGVISALKSAGFRKLPPVTGQDADLDAVRRIVEGEQYMTVYKPFRTQADAAAAMAVALGRGEDLGDVATTTTDSPTTEHIPSVLLTPRAVTVDNIAQTLVKDGVYTVDQICTPKLRSACAKAGLVG
- a CDS encoding nitrous oxide reductase family maturation protein NosD, whose product is MKKCHIAYLACAAAVAGTGLGAAAPAAAHTIHMVRPGESIQKAVDAAAPGDTVLVSSGTYHESVRVTTSGLTLRGMGRNTVIRPGTDPNANACAKEGNGICVIGAKNRNLEGVTVASLTVTGFRGSGVFSMATDGLTVRNVTAEKNGVWGIAQELSVRGVFRGNTARNNGDAGIFVANAIKVEEGAAGTMGTVVRGNRLEGNRIGVTVRRLRNLTVSSNDVTGNCAGVFLVGDENKPKGGDLTVRDNRVVQNNKFCPKTARLPFLQGSGIVLTGVEDTLVTRNVIADNAGASPLSGGVVLFKSMVGAANERNRISGNLLRGNAPADLVNGDTTVQSNTFAGNYCAASKPAGLC
- a CDS encoding methyltransferase, with amino-acid sequence MTTAQTAPPPSMRLRELVFGAACAAALRAAARLGVADALGDSPMTVEDLAAAVKTEPRPLRRLLRALSCYGVFAERQDGTFAHTDMSRLLREDDPQSLRYISLWCTEPWTWDAWPRLDEAVRTGRNVVQNLYGKEFFVYLNEDAPESAEVFNRAMTKSSEQSAREVAALLDLSGSTSVADIAGGQGHVVASLLDKYPSMQGTLLDLPRVVENAVPRLREGGDLAHRARIVPGDVRVAVPVKADVYIIKNILEWDDESTARTLRNVIEAGGPGARVVVIENLVDDTPSMRFSTAMDLLLLLNVGGAKHTTESMVSRLTDAGLVIDDVRPVNPYLHAFDCTVPE
- a CDS encoding TcmI family type II polyketide cyclase — translated: MHQALIVARMAPGSAPDIAKLFEESDRGELPHLVGVARRSLFQFGDVYLHLIESEHDPGPAIAKVTGHPEFKAISERLSAHVSAYDPATWRSPKDAMAHCFYRWERDAAD